DNA sequence from the Candidatus Methylomirabilota bacterium genome:
GATGGAGAAGTGCACGATGTGCATCCAGCGGATCATCGCGGGCAAGGACCAGGCGAAGGACCAGGGGCGCCGGCCGCGGGACGGCGAGATCCTGACCGCCTGCCAGCAGACCTGCCCGACCCGGGCCATCACCTTCGGGGATCTGAAGGACGGAGAGAGTCGGGTGTCGAAGCTCTCGGCGTCGCCGCGCGGATACCACGTGCTCGGTGAGCTGGGAACCCGGCCGGCCCTCACCTATCTCAAGAAGCTCGTGAAAGAACCCCGGGCATGAGCGCGGGCGCCTCCGGGACCGCCGAGTCCCGCTCCCTGTCGGGCGGCGGCGACTCGACGAC
Encoded proteins:
- a CDS encoding 4Fe-4S ferredoxin; the encoded protein is MEKCTMCIQRIIAGKDQAKDQGRRPRDGEILTACQQTCPTRAITFGDLKDGESRVSKLSASPRGYHVLGELGTRPALTYLKKLVKEPRA